A single Bifidobacterium scardovii JCM 12489 = DSM 13734 DNA region contains:
- a CDS encoding TenA family protein, whose product MTNHVPEAPENRSGDYAFLGAEPGSVADALYLSAADDWRAAINSRFVNELLDDTLPDRVLISYLIQDFKFFNQGIMDHAIALAPTEEIKAMLRKQSEFFANEEAPYFTNFLKVYSVSDEQYDAAPQTPANKEYCAYLDKVVNGTWQELITALCCMEWLYLAWAKRTIDAGVVQQVPAHKGWVDLHEGELFRAWTGRLIALVNEYASVDGPEADVFRTIVHLERRFFEDAYDLA is encoded by the coding sequence ATGACCAATCACGTACCCGAAGCACCGGAGAACCGCAGCGGCGACTACGCCTTCCTCGGCGCCGAGCCCGGCAGCGTGGCGGACGCGCTGTACCTGTCGGCGGCCGACGACTGGCGCGCCGCGATCAACTCGCGCTTCGTCAACGAGCTGCTGGACGACACGCTGCCCGACCGCGTGCTGATCTCGTACCTCATCCAGGATTTCAAGTTCTTCAACCAGGGCATCATGGACCATGCCATCGCGCTGGCCCCCACGGAGGAGATCAAGGCGATGCTGCGCAAGCAGTCCGAGTTCTTCGCCAATGAGGAGGCGCCGTACTTCACGAACTTCCTCAAGGTGTACAGCGTCAGCGACGAGCAGTACGACGCGGCGCCGCAGACGCCGGCCAACAAGGAGTACTGCGCGTACCTCGACAAGGTGGTGAACGGCACCTGGCAGGAGCTCATCACGGCGCTGTGCTGCATGGAGTGGCTGTATCTGGCCTGGGCCAAGCGCACGATCGACGCCGGCGTCGTGCAGCAGGTGCCCGCCCACAAGGGCTGGGTCGACCTGCACGAGGGCGAGCTGTTCCGCGCGTGGACCGGCCGGCTGATCGCGCTGGTCAACGAGTACGCCAGCGTCGACGGGCCGGAGGCCGACGTGTTCCGCACCATCGTGCATCTGGAACGTCGCTTCTTCGAGGACGCCTACGATCTGGCGTGA
- a CDS encoding ABC transporter ATP-binding protein: MTESTPILELDNVSYAYTKGGKKVLKNISRSFMPGKVYSITGPSGAGKTTMLSLICGLAGPTEGRVMYNGGDLAKQDRYGYRSHDIGVIFQSFNLLPSLTVAENIVLSMDASGKAFGMPKKERAVQLLKEVHLPAEYANERILHLSGGEQQRVAIARALSYDPSVIVADEPTGNLDLVTQDDIMSIFRSLAHDQGRCVIIVTHSPEIAAASDEVFELAPLRKRAGWSSPAPAQPASGQNQAAV, encoded by the coding sequence ATGACCGAATCAACCCCCATTCTCGAACTCGACAACGTGAGCTACGCGTACACCAAGGGCGGCAAGAAGGTGCTGAAGAACATCAGCCGCTCCTTCATGCCCGGCAAGGTCTACTCGATCACCGGCCCGTCCGGAGCGGGCAAGACCACGATGCTGTCGCTGATCTGCGGACTGGCCGGCCCGACCGAGGGCAGGGTGATGTACAACGGCGGGGATCTCGCCAAACAGGACCGCTACGGATACCGCAGCCACGACATCGGCGTGATCTTCCAGAGCTTCAATCTGCTGCCGTCGCTGACCGTGGCCGAGAACATCGTATTGTCGATGGACGCCTCCGGCAAGGCCTTCGGCATGCCGAAGAAGGAACGGGCCGTGCAGCTGCTTAAGGAGGTCCATCTGCCGGCCGAATACGCGAACGAGCGCATCCTGCACCTGTCGGGAGGCGAGCAGCAGCGCGTGGCGATCGCCCGCGCGCTGAGCTACGACCCGTCCGTGATCGTGGCCGACGAGCCGACCGGCAATCTCGATCTCGTCACGCAGGACGACATCATGTCGATCTTCCGTTCCCTCGCCCACGATCAGGGGCGCTGCGTGATCATCGTCACGCACAGCCCGGAAATCGCCGCGGCCTCCGACGAGGTCTTCGAGCTCGCGCCCCTGCGCAAGCGGGCCGGCTGGTCGTCGCCGGCCCCGGCCCAACCCGCTTCCGGCCAGAACCAAGCGGCCGTCTAG